A genomic segment from Endomicrobiales bacterium encodes:
- the gyrA gene encoding DNA gyrase subunit A: protein MADEKETKTPPEEIVFNPNIIPRNIEDEMKTCYIDYSMSVIVGRALPDIRDGLKPVHRRILYTMKEMGLRHNTAYKKSARVVGDVLGKYHPHGDTAVYYAMVRMVQEFSLRYPLVDGQGNFGSIDGDSPAAMRYTEARLAGISDEMLSDIDKDTVDFTPNYDGSLLEPCVLPAKIPSLLINGSSGIAVGMATNIPTHNLTEVIDGIFAYIANPAIEVIELMKIIKGPDFPTAGTIHGRAGIKQYFETGRGSIKIRAKTEIEEMKGGREAIIIRELPYQVNKANLIETIAGLVHDKKIEDISDLRDESDRDGIRVVIELKRDGNAQVVLNQLYKHTQMSISFGVIMLALVNNKPKVLKMKEVLHHFIEHRKVVIVRRTKFELAKAEARAHILEGLKIALDNLDAVIKTIKASSDTESARTRLMDKFGLSKLQAQAILDMKLQQLTGLERDKIEQEYLELIKLIAKLRGILIDANKILNIIKEELTIIKEKYGDARKTKIVAQELGEVNIDDLIQEEDVAVTISHAGYIKRLPISTYRSQKRGGRGVTGQEVREEDFVDNIIVTSTHAHLLMFTNKGRMHWLRVYDIPEGGRTSKGKAIVNLLQLSSSEENVTATIPIRSFAEQKETYLLMCTKHGTVKKTALTEYDNPRKAGIIAIGLDEGDTLIDVKHTDGDKQVIIATRKGIAIRFKEKDIRSIGRSGKGVRGIRLEEKDEVVGMEAITEDDVFLTVSTNGYGKRTEVRKYRLQTRGGKGVINMKATQANGLVVGIKKANDGSELVLMTEKGIVNRQPLEGILQKGRNIQGVRLIKLEEGDKLAALAITERCEEEVEEETAKE from the coding sequence TATTCGTGACGGCCTTAAGCCAGTGCATCGCCGTATTCTTTACACAATGAAAGAAATGGGTTTACGCCATAACACGGCTTACAAAAAAAGCGCGCGCGTGGTTGGTGATGTGCTTGGTAAGTATCACCCTCATGGGGACACCGCGGTTTATTACGCAATGGTTCGTATGGTTCAAGAGTTTTCTTTGCGTTACCCGCTTGTAGATGGCCAGGGGAACTTTGGCAGTATAGATGGCGACTCTCCCGCCGCAATGCGTTATACCGAGGCTCGCCTTGCAGGCATATCCGATGAAATGCTTTCCGATATAGATAAAGACACAGTAGATTTTACGCCAAACTACGATGGTTCACTTCTGGAACCGTGTGTTTTGCCGGCAAAAATTCCAAGCTTGCTTATAAACGGTTCTTCCGGTATTGCCGTAGGTATGGCAACAAATATTCCAACCCACAATCTAACGGAAGTAATTGACGGGATTTTTGCTTACATAGCAAACCCCGCGATAGAAGTTATAGAGTTAATGAAAATAATTAAAGGGCCTGACTTTCCAACCGCGGGTACCATACACGGCAGAGCCGGCATAAAGCAGTACTTTGAAACAGGCAGGGGCTCAATTAAAATTCGCGCTAAAACCGAAATAGAAGAAATGAAGGGCGGCAGAGAAGCCATAATAATTCGCGAACTGCCGTATCAGGTAAATAAAGCAAACCTTATTGAAACTATTGCAGGCCTTGTTCACGATAAAAAAATTGAAGATATTTCCGACCTGCGCGACGAGTCCGACCGCGACGGCATAAGAGTTGTAATAGAGCTTAAGCGCGACGGCAACGCTCAAGTAGTATTAAACCAGCTTTATAAGCATACACAAATGTCAATATCATTTGGCGTTATAATGCTCGCGCTTGTAAACAACAAACCAAAAGTTTTAAAAATGAAAGAAGTGCTGCATCATTTTATTGAGCATCGTAAAGTTGTAATTGTGCGTAGAACAAAGTTTGAGCTTGCCAAAGCTGAAGCCAGAGCGCATATATTAGAGGGTTTAAAAATCGCGCTTGACAATTTAGACGCGGTAATAAAAACAATTAAAGCATCCTCAGATACCGAAAGCGCCCGTACGCGCCTTATGGATAAGTTTGGACTTTCAAAACTTCAGGCACAGGCCATATTAGATATGAAGCTGCAACAGCTTACCGGCCTTGAGCGCGACAAAATAGAGCAGGAATACTTAGAGCTGATAAAACTTATAGCAAAACTGCGCGGCATACTTATTGATGCGAACAAAATACTCAACATAATAAAAGAAGAACTTACCATAATAAAAGAAAAGTATGGCGATGCTCGCAAAACAAAAATTGTTGCCCAGGAACTTGGCGAAGTAAACATAGATGACCTTATACAAGAAGAAGATGTGGCTGTAACAATATCCCATGCAGGATATATTAAACGCTTGCCGATAAGCACCTATCGTTCGCAAAAACGCGGCGGCAGAGGTGTAACAGGCCAGGAAGTGCGCGAAGAAGATTTTGTTGATAATATAATTGTTACAAGCACCCACGCTCACCTGCTTATGTTTACAAATAAAGGCAGAATGCACTGGCTGCGGGTGTATGATATCCCCGAAGGCGGACGCACTTCAAAAGGTAAAGCAATAGTTAACCTCTTACAGCTTTCTTCATCGGAAGAAAATGTAACTGCAACAATACCAATTCGTTCTTTTGCCGAACAGAAAGAAACATACCTGCTTATGTGCACAAAGCATGGAACTGTTAAAAAAACAGCACTTACAGAGTATGATAATCCACGCAAGGCCGGTATAATTGCCATTGGCTTAGATGAGGGTGACACGCTTATAGATGTAAAGCACACCGACGGTGATAAGCAGGTTATAATAGCCACACGCAAAGGTATAGCCATTCGCTTTAAAGAAAAAGACATAAGGTCAATAGGCCGTTCCGGGAAAGGTGTGCGCGGCATACGGCTTGAAGAAAAAGATGAAGTTGTAGGTATGGAAGCAATAACTGAAGACGATGTATTTTTAACAGTCAGCACAAACGGTTACGGCAAACGCACTGAAGTTCGCAAGTATCGCCTGCAAACCAGAGGCGGCAAAGGTGTTATAAATATGAAAGCCACACAGGCAAACGGGCTTGTGGTTGGCATAAAAAAAGCAAACGACGGCAGCGAACTTGTGTTAATGACAGAAAAAGGCATAGTTAACCGACAACCGCTTGAGGGCATACTGCAAAAAGGCCGCAACATTCAGGGTGTTAGATTAATCAAACTTGAAGAAGGCGACAAACTTGCCGCGCTTGCTATAACAGAAAGGTGCGAAGAAGAAGTTGAGGAAGAAACTGCAAAAGAGTAG